From the Tetrapisispora phaffii CBS 4417 chromosome 10, complete genome genome, one window contains:
- the RKM1 gene encoding protein-lysine N-methyltransferase (similar to Saccharomyces cerevisiae RKM1 (YPL208W); ancestral locus Anc_6.221) — translation MSTNQVNDLIQWGLKNGAQIPDGIEFIEVGNKGVCCMTTEELDNVSIKIPSTIIISHSLLFEVFDEQFISSQNKNTLLKFLVGRLMFDRNSTNDNVRKLSMKFRPYLDLLPKEMHSPLIWNPSELQFLVNTNLGNSIKNKLQSIYKEWYQITKFNESLFNHNEIKEEFIIYESFDELSELELYERLLHKANELESPVWYSFIAFLWSHLIFISRAFPEYVVNKQAPTDGVVLLPIIDLLNHNYSTKVEWLSDNDGSFCYRNLSVTPANTELNNNYGGKGNEELLSGYGFVMKDNLFDSVALKINLPETMILQILQDAPEISLPTIDDYTWFAFDENAKADETDAEKPQYKDGLLYFINCNNDKCLNDVLDLFSHMGKDTSETWKSPRARFHGLQLLRNALEHKLSQINLTVQAQDSADFPINPYRLEVSQIYRDGQIKIFKHCLSLLKKIEREQIKKYKNILVTVNKVFKNDDKFTDELTDFYDKKDPEDIKFGSSMDILTLWILIKVLNNSFPSKYEKVQDQYTQYIKRHATDEYKLSNTANDFEDLVLLGSNKVTPRATFLAVEFVNDNSFTRVSSQETILVLTN, via the coding sequence ATGAGCACCAATCAAGTGAATGATCTAATTCAATGGGGCCTAAAGAATGGAGCCCAGATTCCTGATGGCATTGAATTTATCGAAGTGGGAAATAAAGGTGTTTGCTGCATGACAACTGAAGAATTAGACAATGTTAGCATTAAGATCCCTTCTACGATTATAATTTCACATTCTCTATTGTTTGAGGTATTCGATGAACAGTTCATTAGTTCTCAAAACAAGAACACGTTGTTAAAGTTCCTAGTAGGACGTTTAATGTTTGATAGAAACAGTACGAATGACAATGTAAGAAAGTTATCAATGAAATTTAGACCCTATTTAGATTTGCTTCCAAAAGAGATGCACTCTCCATTGATTTGGAATCCAAGTGAACTTCAATTCTTAGTGAACACAAATTTAGGAAATTCTATTAAGAATAAGCTTCAATCAATCTACAAAGAATGGTATCAAATAAccaaatttaatgaatcatTATTCAATCACAATGAGATTAAAGAAgagtttattatttatgaaAGCTTTGACGAGCTTTCAGAATTAGAACTTTATGAGAGGCTATTACACAAAGCTAATGAACTTGAATCACCAGTCTGGTATTCTTTTATTGCATTCTTATGGTCAcatttgatttttatttcaagaGCATTTCCTGAATACGTAGTCAATAAGCAGGCACCTACTGACGGTGTTGTATTGCTTCCAATCATCGACTTACTGAACCATAATTACAGCACAAAAGTGGAGTGGTTGTCAGATAACGATGGATCATTCTGTTATAGAAATCTAAGTGTAACTCCTGCAAACACAGAATTGAACAATAATTATGGTGGGAAAGGGAATGAGGAGCTACTATCTGGTTATGGGTTTGTTATGAAAGATAATCTCTTTGATTCTGTAGCATTAAAGATTAATTTACCAGAAACAATGATCTTACAGATTCTCCAAGATGCACCTGAAATATCTCTACCAACAATAGACGATTATACATGGTTTGcatttgatgaaaatgcTAAGGCTGATGAAACTGATGCGGAAAAACCTCAGTATAAGGATGGTCTTTTgtattttatcaattgcaACAATGACAAATGTTTAAACGATGTTTTAGATCTATTTTCACATATGGGTAAGGACACATCTGAAACGTGGAAGTCACCAAGAGCTAGATTCCATGGGCTGCAACTGTTGAGAAATGCATTAGAACACAAATTGTCCCAAATTAACCTAACAGTCCAAGCACAAGATTCAGCTGACTTTCCAATCAACCCATATAGATTAGAAGTTTCTCAAATTTACAGAGATGGccaaataaagatatttaagCACTGCTTGAgtttattgaagaaaatagaaagagaacaaattaaaaaatacaagaACATTCTAGTGACAGTAAATAAAGTATTCAAAAATGATGACAAATTCACAGACGAACTAACAGACTTCTACGATAAAAAAGACCCGgaagatataaaatttgGATCCTCCATGGACATCCTAACTTTATGGATACTAATCAAAGTTCTAAACAACTCATTCCCTTCCAAATATGAAAAAGTACAAGATCAGTATACCCAATATATAAAACGACACGCAACAGATGAATACAAACTATCAAATACTGCTAATGATTTCGAGGACTTAGTCTTATTGGGTTCCAACAAAGTGACACCAAGGGCTACTTTCCTGGCAGTTGAATTCGTTAATGATAACTCTTTCACCAGAGTCTCCTCGCAAGAGACAATCCTAGTACTGACTAACTAG
- the MRH4 gene encoding ATP-dependent RNA helicase (similar to Saccharomyces cerevisiae MRH4 (YGL064C); ancestral locus Anc_6.223), translating into MASGTYGSLPSQFIKFYARSTRNVNVNKISSASKGRKKLAGSVGPTKQGKDNKKFAKTNKKPQSSILKTNYHFGNYGGLKELELRNKEIAASLVNKITSFDDLKILPNVRQAMIKAIKDESILKNKELDNSETETKTSKEVVPSPIQAVAIKKISKTLMNNSLQSHIIAAETGSGKTMSYLIPLIDFLKREETERPDVWESQVKNKAVIRSVILVPTHELMEQVYQTVMKTEKLLDLHCCKWDMNLSYDELIEAIKSRVDILITTPPKITNLFNIRKISRPDRILSQLKFAVLDEADTLLDKSWLEETHAAIRKLPNLNHLIFCSATIPVEFNKTIGRLFPNVESIITPRLHKLPRSLQFKVIDSTLNPFKGSKIKTLAQTLYAINNDNTEPGYQKKCLVFVNEKKDVPDLVSKLKGIYGHDCVGLTGEDSLDKRIESIKDFVNPSVALPKADAKTGISAETTKQQEITIPGSNIKIPERTETPVAKDAISKLKVLVTTDLMARGLNFRGVRNLVLFDVPNSAIDLVHRVGRTARMNQSGRVFMIIDKKTKSWAKGLPKAVKNNQTIS; encoded by the coding sequence ATGGCTAGTGGCACGTATGGTTCTTTACCGTCAcaattcataaaattttatgCTCGATCTACCAGAAATGTTAATGTAAATAAGATATCATCAGCCAGTAAAGGTCGAAAGAAATTGGCTGGGTCAGTTGGTCCAACTAAACAAGGTAAGGATAATAAGAAATTTGCAAAGACGAATAAGAAGCCTCAGTCATctattttgaaaacaaattaCCATTTTGGTAATTACGGTGGCCTCAAAGAACTTGAGCTTAGAAATAAGGAAATTGCAGCCAGTTTAGTCAATAAGATTACTTCTTTTGATGATTTGAAGATTCTTCCAAACGTAAGACAAGCAATGATCAAGGCTATCAAAGATGAATCcattttaaaaaacaaagaatTGGATAATTCTGAAACAGAAACAAAAACATCTAAAGAGGTAGTACCATCTCCAATCCAAGCAGttgcaattaaaaaaatatcgaaaaCGTTAATGAACAATTCGTTACAGAGTCATATTATTGCAGCGGAGACAGGATCAGGGAAGACAATGTCATATTTAATACCGTTAATAGACTTTTtgaaaagagaagaaaCAGAACGTCCTGATGTTTGGGAATCACAAGTAAAGAATAAAGCAGTTATTAGATCAGTAATTTTAGTTCCGACACATGAATTGATGGAACAAGTTTATCAAACAGTAATGAAAACTGAAAAGTTACTGGATTTGCATTGTTGTAAATGGGATATGAATTTGTCTTACGACGAATTAATCGAAGCTATTAAATCTAGGGTAGATATTCTTATTACTACGCCACCTAAAATTACgaatttattcaatatccGTAAAATCAGCAGACCTGATAGAATATTGTCTCAGTTAAAGTTTGCAGTTTTGGACGAAGCAGACACTTTGTTGGACAAATCTTGGTTAGAAGAAACACACGCAGCTATACGCAAACTTCCCAATCTTAACCATTTGATTTTCTGTTCTGCTACAATTCCAGTTGagtttaataaaacaattggAAGGTTGTTTCCGAATGTTGAATCTATCATTACTCCTAGATTACATAAATTACCTCGTTCATTACAATTCAAAGTCATTGACTCGACTTTAAATCCATTTAAAggttcaaaaataaaaacctTGGCTCAAACTCTATATGCTATTAATAACGATAATACTGAGCCAGGATACCAGAAAAAATGTTTAGTTTTCGTAAATGAGAAGAAAGATGTTCCAGATCTTGTCTCCAAATTGAAAGGAATATACGGACATGATTGTGTTGGTTTAACAGGTGAAGATTCTTTGgataaaagaattgaatCTATCAAAGATTTTGTTAACCCATCTGTTGCATTGCCAAAAGCAGATGCAAAGACTGGAATTTCAGCTGAAACTACCAAACAACAGGAAATTACGATACCTGGTTCGAACATCAAAATTCCAGAGAGGACAGAAACTCCAGTTGCAAAGGATGCAATTTCTAAATTGAAGGTATTGGTAACAACAGATCTTATGGCACGAGGCTTGAACTTCCGAGGTGTACGTAATTTGGTGCTGTTTGATGTTCCAAACTCAGCTATTGACTTGGTGCATAGGGTTGGGAGAACAGCAAGAATGAACCAAAGCGGTAGAGTTTTCATGATTATAGATAAGAAGACAAAATCTTGGGCAAAGGGGTTACCAAAGGCTGTGAAAAACAATCAGACAATATCATGA
- the TPHA0J02450 gene encoding uncharacterized protein (similar to Saccharomyces cerevisiae SNT2 (YGL131C); ancestral locus Anc_6.229) produces MRRNSPEQHTRRANAKRVNYNEKDADFELLQRIQKLEKGLTKKNGKKPSPKPTKSKSNENNKSSTNLNRKEYYKVLNDKKNWNFIPTLPTIIKKHSRFSQLLYLDDAMVDTENQILSNKDGKLLSKNETIYMVSEPPGEPYYIGRIVCFEPLAEFKNEIKSAQKNNIRKFPAKYFNLRMNWFYRPRDIEENWSNSDPRLLYASLHEDVCPIISFRGKCNVYFSPNLVLDTAEDKENVAKIFTNPNNFHFEQLFDKYTSLYYTIWDVSNLLHMHPKSAFLKALSKRFKYLFTEDKYPLEEILKKYVISEGNINVDEDNKKNRWDMRCTECKGWCQATKGIKCDDCGVAIHLVCMDPPRDRKPNKGVIWLCYNCALKDNDDDTLIDCANKENINNKLLIDQGKAKLSEIANDYLKTKLAYNVENIWFQYIGEDLINNIQDVLDPDIFLPYPFKLSRVGPRYQWSKCLDMNTWEKTPYSISDAQTLNGETIKSDKNNVMERGTNSTVELLWKYDESKITEEVFNNYIEKCKSEFPVALNILPQSVNFLDMISHILMENNFDVDNAFEQCKLALTRESLREPSFTKKEMLKFEEAVKEHGSELFHVCKKVETQPMSMIVRYYYYWKKTQNGRQIWGSFKGRAKNKNKAINNKDEVNRKLISTNSDGTGKPESRPVRNRKSSRVVLENKKQISTNDLEMKYIDDSSIETENVSSLKSCFHCIFCNIDYSPIWYKVTGGSDDANIKTKIQTNFGDKTQKGKRDSTNSESTCNEESKLDALCIRCTRLWRRYAVKWENPLTILRIMYGKNNSNILAAFDGILTEHPNNLFFSNPLLSREKLLEYELVQDSELILKQKVDILNDEEKLQKIIKTTMSVHSQLFKALKRPHVKGSTDNKILTLELNEYIDTNMKKILKKKKKEDDKENKNDRLGELKKGKPLIEVQIKQEQLNKRKPEASQVENERPIKVKKTLATVHNIVNKYQELLDLNTKYGHKLTSNNGIEVNLSSKNDNTGYTISVSPEFRNIQINNSLHQHLNSLLSENVISRNNLQIGKNNLDLNSNKKLSKSKKTTFLPFNNSSEPSIFNGSDISSIMKFYHCYNPSFTESNTRYLNSVENMKNQHNNETSSGLSNDLNKTCSICNLHDNNNVLLECSNCTLLIHAKCYGVKVNGHFGNDDSTKGYTWLCDPCSNDLNPIISTSYKCGICSSKETLSGGQKLYPGYTPQQALKATSNGTWCHVICALYGKEIKFGNSESLQPVLNATSIMHGEFNKCGICQGIGGVIEACMVCNYNAHVTCAQWSKRFKLGFQYAICDGSTETTPIIHNSSNKEQFLLRPKMVCKVHPHQKELLDFNHQLERHKKTLFEVFVERYKIMSNHSVVQARYQEQKKLLQGSIHCDSDVSMVKRDRVYSMDNSSTTCQMTKANNKVCKHCLTTRSICWYANSICHSCHVNSNNGKFIAKQSIFDFDINDHQAESNYLSNESKQALLDSVKLLNDN; encoded by the coding sequence ATGAGGAGAAATAGTCCAGAGCAACACACACGACGTGCAAATGCCAAGAGAGTAAATTATAATGAGAAAGATGCTGATTTCGAATTATTGCAACGAATTCAGAAGCTTGAGAAGGGCCtaaccaaaaaaaatggtAAAAAGCCTTCACCCAAACCTACCAAGTCCAAATCTAacgaaaataataaatcctCAACAAACTTAAATAGGAAAGAGTATTATAAAGTATTAAATGATAAGAAGAATTGGAATTTTATACCCACATTGCCAAccataataaaaaaacatagTAGATTTTCACAACTATTATATCTGGATGATGCTATGGTAGATACAGAAAACCAAATTTTATCTAATAAAGATGGTAAACTCCTGagtaaaaatgaaactatTTACATGGTTTCAGAACCACCAGGTGAGCCATATTATATTGGGAGAATTGTATGCTTTGAACCACTAGctgaatttaaaaatgaaataaagtcagctcaaaaaaataatataagaAAATTCCCtgcaaaatattttaatttaagAATGAACTGGTTTTATCGTCCTAGagatattgaagaaaattgGAGCAATAGTGATCCAAGACTATTATATGCTTCATTACACGAAGATGTTTGCCcaattatatcatttagGGGTAAATGTAATGTTTATTTCAGCCCAAACCTTGTACTTGACACAGCtgaagataaagaaaacGTTgccaaaatatttactaaTCCGAATAACTTCCACTTTGAACAGTTATTTGACAAATACACATCATTATATTACACCATATGGGATGTTAGTAATTTATTGCATATGCATCCTAAAAGTGCATTTTTAAAAGCTTTAAGTAAGCGTTTTAAATACCTATTCACTGAAGATAAATACCCTCTAGAAGAGATATTAAAGAAGTATGTAATTTCAGAAggaaatataaatgtaGACGAAGATAACAAGAAAAATCGTTGGGACATGAGATGCACCGAATGTAAAGGATGGTGCCAAGCAACTAAAGGTATAAAATGTGATGATTGTGGAGTAGCAATTCATCTTGTGTGTATGGATCCTCCAAGAGATAGAAAACCAAACAAAGGTGTAATATGGTTATGTTATAATTGCGCCTTGAAAGATAACGACGACGACACCTTGATTGATTGCGCtaataaagaaaacattAATAACAAACTCCTAATAGATCAAGGAAAAGCCAAATTATCAGAAATAGCCAATGATTACTTAAAGACCAAGTTAGCTTATAATGTTGAGAATATTTGGTTTCAATATATAGGGGAAGATCTCATAAACAATATTCAAGATGTATTGGATCCAGATATCTTTCTTCCATACCCATTTAAACTTTCAAGGGTAGGACCTAGATATCAATGGTCAAAATGTTTAGATATGAATACATGGGAAAAGACGCCATACTCAATATCAGATGCCCAAACGCTCAATGGAGAAACTATCAAATCCGATAAAAACAATGTTATGGAGAGAGGTACAAATTCAACTGTTGAACTGTTATGGAAATATGATGAATCGAAAATTACAGAAGAAGTGTTTAACAATTACATAGAAAAATGTAAAAGTGAATTTCCGGTTGCGTTAAATATATTGCCACAAAGTGTGAACTTTCTCGATATGATATCTCATATTTTAAtggaaaataattttgatgtTGATAATGCATTTGAGCAATGTAAATTAGCATTGACTAGGGAGTCATTGAGAGAACCTTCGtttacaaaaaaagaaatgcTTAAATTCGAGGAAGCAGTTAAGGAACATGGCAGTGAACTGTTTCATGTATGCAAAAAAGTTGAAACACAACCAATGTCTATGATTGTgagatattattattattggaaAAAAACTCAAAATGGTAGACAAATATGGGGGAGTTTTAAAGGCCGTgcaaaaaataagaataaagcaataaacaataaagaTGAAGTTAATAGAAAATTGATTTCAACTAATAGTGATGGTACAGGTAAACCAGAGTCGAGACCGGTGAGGAATAGAAAATCTAGTAGAGTagttttagaaaataaaaagcaAATTAGTACAAACGACttagaaatgaaatatatagatgattcttcaattgaaacTGAAAATGTCTCTTCTTTGAAATCATGCTTTCATTGCATCTTCTgtaatattgattattctCCAATCTGGTATAAAGTCACAGGTGGCTCTGATGATGCAAACattaaaactaaaataCAAACAAATTTTGGAGATAAAACACAAAAGGGTAAACGGGATTCGACCAATTCTGAATCAACATGTAATGAAGAGAGTAAACTTGATGCATTGTGTATTCGTTGCACACGATTATGGAGAAGATATGCCGTGAAGTGGGAAAACCCCTTAACCATTTTAAGAATTATGTATGGCAAaaacaattcaaatatattagcGGCTTTCGATGGAATTCTTACGGAACATCCAAATAACCTCTTCTTCTCCAATCCTTTACTTTCTAGAGAGAAATTATTAGAGTACGAATTGGTACAAGATTCTGAgctaattttgaaacaaaaggtggatatattaaatgatgaagaaaagttgcaaaaaataataaagacAACAATGTCTGTTCACTCTCAATTGTTTAAAGCGCTTAAAAGACCACATGTTAAAGGTTCCACCGATAACAAAATCTTGACCTTAGAGTTGAATGAATACATCGATACCAATATGAAaaagattttgaagaagaagaagaaagaagacGATAAAGAGAATAAAAATGACCGTTTAGGTGAATTAAAGAAAGGAAAACCATTAATTGAGGTACAGATTAAGCaagaacaattaaataaaaggAAACCAGAAGCAAGTCAAGTTGAGAATGAACGTCCTATAAAGGTGAAGAAAACGCTAGCTACTGTCCATAATATCGTTAATAAATACCAAGAATTACTTGACTTGAACACAAAATATGGACACAAATTAACTTCAAACAATGGCATTGAGGTTAACCTATCATCGAAGAACGATAATACAGGTTATACTATCAGTGTTAGTCCAGAGTTCAggaatattcaaattaacAATTCTTTACACCAGcatttaaattctttattatcaGAGAATGTTATCTCTCGAAATAATTTGCAGATAGgcaaaaataatttagacTTAAactcaaataaaaaattatcaaaatcgAAGAAAACTACTTTCCTTCCATTCAACAATTCATCGGAACCATCGATTTTCAATGGTTCTGATATCAGTAgtataatgaaattttacCATTGCTATAATCCTTCATTTACTGAATCTAACACaagatatttaaattctgttgaaaatatgaaaaatcaaCACAATAATGAAACCAGTTCAGGATTGTCCAATGACCTTAATAAGACCTGTTCTATTTGCAATTTACACgacaataataatgtcCTTTTAGAATGTAGTAACTGTACATTATTGATTCATGCTAAATGTTATGGAGTTAAAGTTAATGGGCATTTTGGGAATGATGATTCAACAAAAGGTTATACCTGGTTATGCGATCCTTGTTCTAATGATCTCAATCCAATAATATCTACAAGCTATAAATGTGGCATATGTTCATCTAAAGAAACTCTTTCAGGTGgtcaaaaattatatccCGGATATACTCCCCAACAAGCGCTAAAAGCAACTTCCAATGGTACCTGGTGTCATGTAATTTGTGCTCTGTATGGTAAGGAAATAAAGTTTGGGAATAGTGAGTCACTTCAGCCAGTTTTGAACGCAACTTCAATAATGCATGgagaatttaataaatgtgGCATCTGCCAAGGAATCGGAGGAGTTATTGAAGCTTGCATGGTATGTAATTACAACGCACATGTTACTTGTGCTCAATGGTCAAAACGATTTAAATTAGGATTTCAATATGCTATTTGCGATGGTTCCACGGAGACAACACCAATCATTCACAATTCATCGAATAAAGAACAGTTCTTACTACGTCCTAAGATGGTTTGTAAAGTACATCCGCATCAAAAAGAATTGCTTGATTTCAATCATCAGTTGGAACGTCACAAAAAGACATTATTTGAAGTGTTTGTAGAAAGATACAAAATAATGTCTAATCACAGTGTAGTTCAGGCTAGATATCAAGAGCAAAAAAAGTTGTTACAAGGAAGTATTCACTGTGATTCCGATGTTTCAATGGTAAAAAGAGATAGAGTTTACTCAATGGATAATTCTTCAACTACTTGCCAGATGACTAAAGCAAATAACAAAGTTTGTAAACACTGTCTTACAACCAGAAGCATATGTTGGTATGCCAACTCAATATGTCATTCATGTCATGTTAATAGTAACAATGGGAAATTTATAGCAAAACAAagtatttttgattttgacaTCAATGACCACCAAGCAGAATCGAATTATTTATCCAATGAGTCGAAACAAGCACTCCTTGACAGTGTCAAGTTATTAAACGACAATTAG
- the LEA1 gene encoding U2 snRNP complex subunit LEA1 (similar to Saccharomyces cerevisiae LEA1 (YPL213W); ancestral locus Anc_6.230), producing the protein MKFTPGIVDEAPGYYVDHFNGKYDVDKTVILRDMSLETDSEVMEPSLKQLSKPTHILDLTNNLLTGFPTLRERADIHTMLLSRNHINTINGKLLPRNLVNLVLAHNSIDSFEQLKGFKNSPSTLVNLTLRGNSICHLENYRLHVIKYLPQLQILDFSKVKDAERKESEKLQAYDQTITPLDDNSGSRKRKLEDSALDIMHIVVGKMSEETKKDLKRQLATATSLEEIERIEKLLSGGI; encoded by the coding sequence ATGAAGTTTACTCCAGGTATTGTTGATGAAGCACCAGGGTACTATGTTGATCATTTCAATGGGAAATATGACGTTGATAAAACAGTGATACTGAGAGATATGTCTCTTGAAACTGATTCAGAGGTCATGGAACCAAGTCTTAAACAATTGAGCAAACCTACACATATATTGGATTTAACAAATAATCTATTAACCGGATTTCCTACGTTACGAGAGAGAGCTGATATACATACAATGCTTCTCTCTAGAAATCATATAAACACCATCAATGGTAAGCTTTTGCCCAGGAATTTAGTCAATCTGGTGTTAGCACACAACTCAATTGACTCGTTTGAACAACTTAAGGgctttaaaaattcacCAAGTACATTAGTGAATTTGACTCTTCGAGGGAACTCAATTTGTcatttagaaaattataGGTTGCAtgtaattaaatatttaccaCAGTTGCAGATATTggatttttcaaaagttaaGGATGctgaaagaaaagaatcAGAAAAATTACAAGCTTATGATCAAACAATCACTCCGTTGGATGACAACAGTGGTAGCaggaaaagaaaattagaGGATAGTGCATTGGATATTATGCACATAGTTGTTGGAAAAATGTCAGAGGAAACCAAGAAAGATCTGAAACGTCAATTAGCAACTGCTACCTcattagaagaaattgaaaggATAGAGAAATTACTGTCAGGTGGTATATAA
- the THI6 gene encoding bifunctional hydroxyethylthiazole kinase/thiamine-phosphate diphosphorylase (similar to Saccharomyces cerevisiae THI6 (YPL214C); ancestral locus Anc_6.231), giving the protein MGINKKEVDYSLYLVTDSTMLPEGTTVCSQVEEGLKNGVTIVQLREKDCDTKSFVLEARKVQRLCIQYNVPLIINDRIDVALAIQADGVHVGQSDMPIPLVRELVGPDMIVGWSVGNIEEVEQLARWGPNMIDNIGIGMVFPTKTKKNPKKQPFGPQGVISILDALEENNADWIKTVAIGGLHPDNIERVLYQCRSSNNRRALDGIAVVSDIMAAEDAGFAATRLRSLLDRTIYNFSNLDLSTPQISSELIKVIIDQVSKQHPLVQHVTNKVHQNFGANVTLAIGGSPIMSENPDEVLDLASVSNSALLLNTGTVAALNDLKKIVHVYNEVRRPIVFDPVGYSASQTRLDLNNALLSYGQYTCIKGNIGEILALAGMGVSKMRGVDSGDDVIDEAILLKATRRVAFKYKTIAVCTGITDIIVNGTMSGETQLGRNESNTNPELLSYITCTSGDIPIMGRITASGCSLGSTIATLLGSLSIGENAYRAVVAAVILYKTAGKIAANNCTGTGSFNVALLDELYQLVQSNNPASWDVTLNISS; this is encoded by the coding sequence ATGggtattaataaaaaagaagtCGACTACTCGTTATATCTGGTTACAGATTCCACTATGTTGCCTGAAGGCACAACGGTGTGTTCCCAAGTGGAAGAAGGTTTGAAAAACGGTGTTACAATTGTTCAACTTCGTGAGAAGGATTGTGATACTAAGTCGTTTGTGTTGGAAGCCAGAAAAGTGCAGCGATTATGTATACAGTATAATGTTCCGTTGATTATCAATGACCGCATTGACGTTGCATTGGCTATTCAGGCCGATGGTGTCCACGTTGGACAGTCAGACATGCCAATTCCTCTTGTGAGAGAACTTGTTGGTCCTGATATGATCGTCGGATGGAGTGTAGGCAATATAGAGGAAGTTGAACAGTTAGCTCGATGGGGTCCAAATATGATTGATAATATTGGTATTGGTATGGTATTCCCAACAAAGACAAAGAAAAACCCTAAAAAACAACCATTTGGTCCTCAAGGTGTGATCTCGATATTAGATGCATTGGAGGAGAATAATGCCGATTGGATCAAAACTGTTGCTATCGGTGGCCTACATCCAGATAATATTGAGCGAGTCCTTTATCAGTGTAGGAGCTCAAATAATAGAAGAGCATTGGATGGTATCGCAGTTGTAAGTGATATCATGGCTGCTGAAGATGCTGGTTTTGCTGCAACTCGTCTAAGAAGCCTATTAGACAGAACCATTTACAACTTTTCAAACTTGGATTTGTCAACACCGCAAATATCGTCGGAATTGattaaagttattataGATCAAGTTTCTAAACAACATCCATTAGTTCAGCATGTAACAAACAAGGTGCATCAAAATTTTGGAGCCAATGTTACTCTTGCTATCGGTGGTTCCCCAATTATGTCAGAAAACCCAGATGAAGTTCTAGATTTAGCAAGTGTTTCAAACTCTGCTCTACTTCTGAATACTGGAACTGTTGCAGCACTTaatgatttaaagaaaattgtGCATGTATACAATGAAGTAAGAAGACCAATTGTTTTTGATCCAGTTGGTTACAGTGCCTCTCAAACTAGATTAGATTTAAACAATGCTTTACTATCCTATGGTCAATATACGTGCATAAAAGGAAATATTGGTGAAATACTAGCCTTGGCAGGTATGGGAGTCTCAAAAATGAGAGGTGTGGATTCTGGCGATGATGTTATTGATGAGGCGATATTACTGAAAGCTACACGTAGAGTAgctttcaaatataaaacaattgcTGTCTGTACCGGTATCACGGATATAATCGTCAATGGTACAATGTCAGGTGAAACTCAGTTAGGAAGAAATGAATCTAATACCAATCCTGAATTATTGTCATATATCACTTGTACTAGTGGTGATATTCCAATAATGGGAAGAATTACAGCCAGTGGTTGCTCACTCGGGTCTACAATTGCCACATTACTTGGCAGTTTGTCGATAGGTGAGAATGCCTATAGAGCAGTTGTTGCTGCagttatattatataaaacaGCAGGGAAAATAGCAGCAAACAATTGTACTGGAACAGGTTCCTTTAATGTTGCCttattagatgaattaTATCAACTAGTCCAATCGAATAACCCTGCTAGTTGGGATGTTACTTTAAATATCAGTAGTTAA